A window of Micromonospora sp. WMMC415 genomic DNA:
GGGAGGACGGGCGTGAAGGCGCTGTGCTGGGAGGGCGTCGGCAAGCTCGCCGTACGCGACGTACCGGAACCGCACATCCGCGCGGAGGGCGACGTCATCGTGCGGGTCCGGGCGAGCAGCGTCTGCGGCTCCGACCTGCACCTCATCAACGGGTTCGTGCCGGCGATGCGGGAGGGCGACATCCTCGGCCACGAGTTCATGGGCGAGGTCGTGGAGACCGGGCCGGGCGTACGCCGGCTGACCGTCGGCGACCGGGTCGTCGTCGGCTCGGTGGTGGCGTGCGGCGGCTGCTGGTACTGCCGCACCGAGCAGTACTCGCTCTGCGACAACTCCAACCCGCAGCCGGTCTTCGCCGAGAAGATGTGGGGGCACTCGCCCGCCGGCATCCTCGGCTACTCGCACGCCGCCGGCGGCTACTCCGGCAGCCACGCCGAGTACGTGCGGGTGCCGTTCGGCGACGTCGGGGCGTTCAAGGTGCCCGACGGGGTGCCCGACGACTCGGTGGTGTTCGCCTCCGACGCGATGCCGACCGGCTGGATGGCCGCCGACTTCTGCGGCCTGACCGGCGGCGAGGTGGTCGCGGTCTGGGGTGCCGGCGGGGTCGGCCAGATGGCGGCCCGCGCCGCGCAGCTGCTCGGCGCCGAACGGGTGATCATGGTCGACCGGCTGCCGGAACGGCTGGCCACCGCCGCCGACCGGCTCGGAGTGGAGACGGTCAACTACGCGGAGACCGACGTCCTGGAGGCGCTCCGGGAGATGACGGCGGGCCGGGGCCCGGACGCGTGCGTCGAGGCCGTCGGCATGGAGTCGCACGACGTCGGTCCGGCGTACGCGTACGACAAGGCGAAGCAGACCGCCCGGATGCAGTCCGACCGGCCCACCTCCGTGCGGCAGGCGATCATGGCGTGCCGTAAGGGCGGCACGGTCAGCATCGTCGGCGTCTACACCGGGTTCATCGACAAGTTCCCGCTGGGCGCGGCCATGAACAAGGCCCTCGTGCTGCGGATGGGCCAGATGCACGCCCAGCGTTACATCCCCATGCTGCTGGACCGGGTCGCGGCCGGCGAGATCGACCCCGGTTACCTGGCCACCCACCCGATGCCGCTGACCGAGGGCGCGCGCGGCTACGAGATCTTCGAGAAGAAGGAGGAGGGCTGCCTCCGTACCGTCCTGCATCCCTGACGGCCCGCGCCCCGCGCCCCGACCGGGGCGCGGGGCGGGTCAGGCGGTGCGGCGGACGCCGGTGACGACGAAGCCGCTCGCCGGCAGCGTCGGCATCCGGCCGAGGTCCAGGGCCAGGTCCTGCGGCGGTACGTCGTACGCCATGGCGCTGGTCAGGTTGGTCACCGCGCGCTTCATCAGCTCGATGGTGATCCACTCGCCCGGGCACCGGTGCCCGGTGCGGTGCTCACCGCCGCCCTGCGGAATGAAGCTGAACGGGTCGCCGCGCCAACCGATGAACCGATCCGCGCGGAACTCCTCCGGGGAGGGCCAGAGCGCCGGGTCGTGGTTGGTGCCGTACAGGTCGAGCAGCACCCGGCGGCCCTCGGGGAAGTGGTAGCCCTGCCAGTCGAAGGAGCGCCGTACCCGGGCGGCGGTGACCGGGAAGAACGGGTAGTACCGCCGTACCTCCTGCACGAAGCTCTCGGTGGTCTCGTCGCTCTCGCCGACCCGCTCCCGCCAGGCCGGGTGGTCGTGCAGTGCCAGGGCCGCGAAGACGACGAAGCGGTCCACCGCGACGGTGGGGCGCAGCACGTTCAGCAGCTCCACCGCGGCGATCCGGCGGGGAAGGAGACGGCCCTCCACATCGCGGTGCTCGGCGACGGCCCGCAGCGCGCTGCCCTCCGGCGCGGGCAGCGTGCCGGCGCGTACCCGCTCGACCAGGTCGCCGGCCCAGCGTTCGCCGCGGCCCCGGGCGAGCCGGCCCCGCCAGTGGTTCGGGCCGATCGCCGCCGCGCTCTCGATCATCGCGTGCAGCTCGGCGGTACGCCGGTTCACCTGCGACTCCGCCAGCGGCACGCCCGCCCAGGCGCAGACCGCCCGGGTGAGGATCCGGGCCACCTCCTGGTAGAGCACCACCGGCCCGGAGCGCTCCCAGACCGGGATCCGGGCCCGCCACTCGTCGTCGAAGAGCTGGCCGAGCCGGCTGATCCCGCTCGGGGTCATGATCGACATGAACATCGCCTTGCGGTCGGCGTGCGGCGCGCCGTCGAGGCCCTGCACCCCGCCGACGCCGGTGAGCGTGCGCTGGGCCCGCAGCGGCATGGCCTTCGCCCGGACGAAGCGCTCGGTGTCGTAGAACAGCTCGGCGGCCGGCCGGCCACGCAGGCAGGTGGTGGTCACCAGCAGGAGCCGAGTGGTGAAGATGTCCGTGCCGTAGCGGTCGCACCGGTCGCTGATGAACCGGTAGCCGGAGCGCAGGAACGACAACGTGCTGTCCGGGCTGCGGTCCACCGGCATCGTCGCCATCGCTCCTCCTGACGCAGCTCGTCCGCCGACCGCTTCTACCCGGGCCAACGCCGCTGAATCCACCCCCACACCGTCGACCGAGGGCTCCGACGCAGGCGCTAGTCGAGGTCGAACTCGCCGTCCTGGGCGCCGGCGACGAAGGCGTCCCACTCGGCCTGGGTGAACACCAGCACCGGACCGTCCGGGTCGGCCGAGTTGCGCATGCCGATCAGGTCGTCGACGAACGCGACCTCGACGGCGGCGTCGGAGGTGTCACCCTCGGCCCGCTGCCAGACCGCCCGGGAGAGGTCGAAGTCGCCCTTGGGGTGCGTCGTCATGATCCAGTCCTCCAGTACCGCAGGTCGGGGGGCGCGGGTCGGAATCCCCATCGGGCAGGATAAGCGGATGCCGAGCCTGACCCGTGTAGAGGCGACCGCGCGCGCCGCGGTGATTACCGTCGAGTCCTACCAGGTGGACCTCGACCTGACCGGCGGCGGCGAGCTGTTCCGCTCGCACGTCACCATCCGGTTCCGGGCGACCCCCGGCGCCGGCACGTTCGTCGAGTGCAAGCCCGCGGCCCTGCGGTCGGCCCGCCTCAACGGCACCGACCTCGATCCGGCCGCACTGGACGACAACCGGCTGCCGCTGTCCGGTCTCGCCGCGCACAACACGCTCACGGTCGAGGCCGACATGGCGTACTCGAACACCGGTGAGGGCATGCACCGGTTCGTCGACCCGGCCGACGGCGAGACGTACCTGTACGCGATGTCCTTCCTCGACGACGTGCAGCGCATCTTCGCCGCGTTCGACCAGCCCGACCTGAAGGCCCCGGTCACCCTCACGGTCACCGCCCCGGAGCACTGGACGGTCGCCGCCAACGGCGAGCCGGCCGCCACCCCGCGCCCCGGCCGGTGGGAGTTCGCCCGGACCGCGCCACTGGCCACGTACTTCGTCTCGCTGATCGCCGGGCCCTGGCACGTCCGGCGGGACGAGCACGACGGCGTCCCGCTCGGTGTCTTCTGCCGTCGCTCGCTCGCCGCCCACCTGGACGCCGACATCGACGAGATCTTCACCGTCACCAAGCAGTGCCTGGACCGGTTCCACCAGCTCTTCGCCGAACGGTACCCGTTCGGCAAGTACGACCAGGCGTTCGTGCCGGAGTTCAACGCCGGCGCCATGGAGAACCCGGGCCTGGTGACCATCCGCGACGACTACGTCTTCCGGTCGGCCGTCACCGACAGGCAGCGCGAGCTGCGGGCCACCACCATCGCGCACGAGATGGCGCACATGTGGTTCGGCGACCTGGTGACCATGCGCTGGTGGGACGACCTGTGGCTGAACGAGTCGTTCGCCGAGTACCTGGGCACCCGGGTGACCGCCGAGGCGACCCGCTTCGACAACGCGTGGACGACGTTCGCCATGAAGCGCAAGGCCTGGGGGTACGCGGCCGACCAGCGCCCGTCCACCCACCCGGTCGCGCCGCAGGAGGTGCGCGACGCCGCCGAGGGCCTGCTCAACTTCGACGGCATCTCGTACGCGAAGGGCGCCAGCGTCCTGCGGCAGCTCGTGGCGTGGCTCGGCGACGACGCCTTCCTGGCCGGCCTCAACGCCCACTTCGCGAAGCACCGGTTCGGCAACGCCACCCTCGCCGACCTGCTGGGCAGCCTGTCCACGGCGAGCGGGCGCGACCTGACCGGCTGGGCCGACCGGTGGCTGCGCACGGCGCAGGTCAACACGCTGCGCGCCGATGTCGCCGTCGACGCCGACGGTCGCTACGCCGAGGTGGCGGTGGTGCAGACCGCCCCCGAGTCCCACCCCGTGCTGCGCCCGCACCGGATCGGCGTCGCCCGGTACGCGGCCGACGGCTCCGTCGCGCACACCGAGGTCGACCTGGATCCAGCCGCCGACGGCGGCCGTACGGTGCTCGCCGACCTGGCCGGAACCCCGGCCGCCCGGCTGCTGCTGCCCAACGCCGGTGACCTGACGTTCGCCAAGATCCGCCTCGACCCGGCCTCGGCGGACGCCGTGCCCCTGGTGCTGCCCGGCCTGCCGGACCCGCTCGCGCGGGCGCTGCTCTGGGGCGAGGCGCTGGACGCCGCGGCCGACGGGGAGCGACCCGTCGCCGCCCTGGTGGGGCTGATCACCGCCGCGCTGCCGGCGGAGACCGAGGTGGTGATCGCCGAGGACGTGCTCACGCTGAGCCGTTCGCTGGTCGACCGCTATCTCGATCCGCTCGCCCGGGAGGCCGCCCTGGTCCGCGTCTCCGGGGCCTGCCGCCACCTGTTGGACACCGCTCCCGTGGGCGGGTCGTTGCAGCTCGCGGCGGCCCGGGGCTGGATCGCCGCGACCACCGACGCCGACCTGCTGACCGGCTGGCTGGCCGGCCGGGACGTGCCGCCGGGGCTCGCCGTCGACGCCGAGCTGCGCTGGGCGGTGCTGGGCCGGCTGGTGGTGCTCGGGGCGGCGGGCCCGGCGGAGATCACCGCCGAGGCGGCGGCCGACCGGAGCGCGGCCGGCGCCGAGCGGGCCGCCCGCTGCCGGGCCGCGCTGCCCGACCCGGCCGCCAAGCAGGCCGCCTGGGAGATCGTCGTTGCCGGCACGGAGCTGTCCAACCGGCTGGTCGAGGCCACGGCCGAGGGCTTCTGGCAGCCGGAGCAGGCCGAGCTGACCAGCCCGTACGTGACGCGCTACTTCGCCGACATGCCGGCCGCCGCGCAGCGCCGTACGCCCTGGGTGGCCGACCGGATCGCGGCCCTGGCGTTCCCGCGCTACGCCGTCGCGCAGACCACCCGGGAGGCGGTCGCGGCGCTGCTCGCCCGCGACGACCTCACGCCCGGTCTGCGCCGCCGCGTCGTCGACGCGGACGACGACCTGCGGCGCGCCCTGGTCGCCCGCACGGCCGTCGCCGCCGCCGCGGCCTGACCGGTTCCGGCCGGCGCGGGTCCGCCCGTGCCGGCGGCGCGACCCTGGCGATCGTCGGCGCGGCCGGTGCCGCCCCGGCCGAGGCGAAGCCGGAGCCGAAGCCCCGGACGGGCCGGGGACGGCCGGGCGGGGGCCCGGCCTAGGATCGCGGGGTGGAGGAAGACATCCGGCGGATCGGGATCATGGGCGGCACCTTCGATCCGATCCACCACGGGCACCTGGTCGCGGCCAGCGAGGTGGCCGACCGCTTCGGGCTGGACGAGGTCATCTTCGTCCCCACCGGCCAGCCGTGGCAGAAGGCCGACGAGCCGGTCAGCCCCGCCGAGGACCGGTACCTGATGACGGTGATCGCCACCGCCTCCAACCCCCGCTTCCAGGTCAGCCGGGTCGACATCGACCGGGGCGGCCCCACCTACACCGTCGACACGTTGCGCGACCTGCACGCCGAGTACGGCCCGAAGGCCCAGCTCTTCTTCATCACTGGTGCGGACGCCCTGTCGAAGATCCTCTCCTGGAAGGACCTGGACGAGATCTTCGAGCTGGCCCACTTCGTCGGTGTCACCCGGCCCGGCTTCGTCCTGTCCGACGCCCACCTGCCCGCCGACACGGTGAGCCTGGTGCAGGTGCCGGCGATGGCCATCTCGTCGACCGACTGCCGCGAGCGCGTCGCCCGGGGCGAGCCGGTGTGGTACCTGGTCCCCGACGGTGTGGTGCAGTACATCGCCAAACGCCGGCTCTATCGGGCGTGATCTGTCCCGCTATGCGGTTGTTCGTACCCTCGACGCACGGTAACTGACCGGTCGGAACGCGCCGGTGTGTGAGAGGCTTGGAGGGGTCGCACGGATGATCGAAGGAGAACGGTGACAGTTTCCGAACGCGCTCACGAGCTGGCGACGGCCGCCGCGCAGGCCGCCGCCGACAAGAAGGCACAGGACATCGTCATCATCGATGTTGGTGACCAGCTCGCCATCACCGACGCGTTCCTGCTCGCCGCCGCCCCCAACGAGCGCCAGGTGCTCGCCATCGTCGACGCGATCGAGGAGCGGCTGCTCGAACTGCCGGAGAAGGCCAAGCCGGTCCGGCGCGAGGGGGAGCGTGGCGGCCGCTGGGTGCTGCTCGACTACGTCGACATCGTCGTGCACGTCCAGCACACCGAGGAGCGCGAGTTCTACGCCCTCGATCGGCTCTGGAAGGACTGCCCGCAGATCCCGTTCGTGGACCGGGACCTCGCCGCCGCCGAGTCCGGCGCCGCCGCCGAATGACCCGGCTGATCGTCTGGCGGCACGGCAACACCGACTGGAACGCCACCGGCCGCGTGCAAGGGCAGACCGACGTCCCGCTGAACGACGTCGGGCGGGAACAGGCCCGCAGCACCGCGCCGCTGCTCGCCGCGCTGCGCCCGGACGCCATCGTCGCGAGCGACCTGAGCCGCGCCGCGGACACCGCCGCCGCGCTGGCGGCGCTGACCGGGCTGCCGGTCCGGACCGACGCGCGGCTGCGCGAACGGCACTTCGGGCTCTGGCAGGGCCTCGCCCTCACCGACGCCGCCGAGCGCTACCCCGACGAGTACGCCCGCTGGCGGGCCGGTGACCCGGACCCGGGCGCCGGCATCGAAACCCTCGACGACCTCGGCAAGCGGCTCGGCGCCGCATTCCAGGACGCCGCCGACGCGGTGCCCGGCGGCACCGTCGTGGTCACCACGCACGGGGGCGGCGCCCGGCAGGGCGTGGGCCAGCTGCTCGGCTGGGACCACAGCGTCCTGCGAGCGGTCGGCTCCCTGCAGAACTGCCATTGGACGGAGCTGCGCCACGACGGCGCCCGGGGCTGGCACCTGCGGGCACACAACGTCGGGTTCATCTCCGCGCCGGTCACCGACCCGGTCTGACCCCGGCCGGCCGCGCCGGCGGTCGTCGTTGCCGTCCGGGCTGGCGATGGTACGGCCTCGGCGATCCCCGCCGAGATCGGCTAGCGTTCCGGCATGCCCGTCGCGGTCGTCACCGACTCCACCGCCTACCTTCCCCCCGAACTGCTGGCCGCCCACCGGCCGACGGTGGTGCCGCTGACCGTCGTGCTGAACGGTGTGGAGGGGCTGGAGGGGGTCGAGACCTTCCCGGCCGACGCCACCCGCGCGCTCAGCGGCCGGCGGGTGTCGGTCAGCACCTCCCGGCCGGCTCCGGAGCAGTTCGCGGCGACGTACCGCCGGCTTCTCGACGACGGCGCCGAGGGGATCGTGTCGGTCCACCTGTCGGCGGAGCTGTCCGGCACCGTCGAAGCCGCCCGGCTGGCCGCCGCCGACATCGGCGAGCGGGTGGCGGTGGTGGACAGCCGCTCCTGCGGAATGGGGACCGGCTTCCCGGCGGTCGCCGCCGCAACGGCCGCCGCGAGCGGTGCCGACCTGCCCGGGGTACGCGACGCCGCGCACGACGCCGTCGCCCGGACCACGGTCTTCTTCTACGTCGACACGCTGGAGTTCCTGCGCCGGGGCGGCCGGATCAACGCGGCCTCGGCACTGCTGGGCACCGCCCTCTCGGTGAAGCCGATCATGCACATGCCGGACGGCGCGATCGTCCTGAAGGACAGGGTGCGCACCGCCAGCCGGGGCGTCGCGCGCCTGGTCGACCTGGCCGTCGAGGCGGCCGGCGACGCGGACGTGGACCTCGCCCTGCACCACCTGGCCGCCCCGCAGCGCGCCGAGGCGCTCCGGGAGGCGCTGGCCGCCCGGCTGGGCGACCGCCTGCACGACACGTACGTCTCCGAGGCCGGCGCGGTGGTCGCCGCGCACGCCGGACCGGGCCTGGCCTGCGTGGTCGTGCACCGCCGCCCGCCAGCGGGATAGCGTCGGTGTCGGTGTCGGTGTCGGTGTCGGTGTCGGTGTCGGTGTCGGTGTCGGTGTCGGTGCCGCGTGCCGCGTGCCGCGTGCCGCGTGCCGCGTGCCGCGTGCCGCGGTGCCGGCTGCCGGGTGCGTGAGCCGGCAGGTCTGCCGATGTGCGACGCGGTCGGGGCGACGGGCGCCGAGGTGCCGGGCCGAGGAGCGTCGGCTGACGGCAACGGGTCGCATCCTGTCGAGCTGCCCCGTCGGTGAGACCACCTCGCCCGGGCTGCCGCGGCTGTGGTGGAGGGAGCGCGATGTCCTGTGTGGTGACCGGGGGCGGCCGTGGGATCGGCCGTGCCCTCGTGGAACGGCTCCTCGCGACCGGGGAGACCGTCGTGGTCCTCGAACGGGACCCGCACGCGGTCGCGTGGGTGAGCCCGCACCCGGCCGCCGACCGGCTGGTCGCCCTCGTCGGTGACGCCGCCGACGAGGAGGTCGCCGGCCGGGCCGCCGACCTCGCCGAACGGAGCGGGCCGCTGACCGGCTGGGTGAACAACGCGGCGGCGTTCCGGGACGCCTCGGTTCACGAGACGTCAGCGGGAGAGGTGTTCGACCTGATCGGCAGCAATCTCCGCCCGGCTCTGGTCGGTGCCACCGTCGCGGTTCGCCGCTTCCTCGCCGGCGGGACCGGCGGGGCCGTCGTGAACGTCTCGTCGCACCAGGCCCGCCGGCCGGTGCCGGGCTGTCTGCCGTACGCCACCGCGAAGGCCGCCGTGGAGGGGCTGACCCGGGCGCTGGCCGTCGAGTACGGGCCGCAGGGCGTCCGCACCAACGCCGTCGCCCTCGGCTCGGTGGCCACCGAGCGGCACGCCGCCTTCCTCGCCGGGCGGGAGCAGGCGGAGGCCGAGTGGATCGATGCCGACCTGCGGCGGTTGCATCCGGTGGGGCGGATCGGCCGGGTCGAGGAGGTCGCCGAGGCCGTCGCGTGGCTCCTGTCGCCGGCCGCCAGCTTCGTCAACGGCGTCACCCTGCCGGTCGACGGTGGCCGTTCCGTGCTGGGCCTCGACCCCGAGGCCGGCTGACCGGTGGTCGGCGACGACGACGACGCTCCGGCCCTCGTCGAAGCCCCGGTCGCCGAGGTGACGGCGTACCCGCATACCACGCCAGAGGCATGATCAGGGCGTTGTCCACAGTGGCGCCGTCGTCCACAGATGCGGGGGACGGGGGCAGCCCTAACGGCCCGTCGCTGCCTAGCCTCACGCCGTGTCGTACGACGAGGAGACGGCGGTACGCCGGCGGCTGCACCGCGTGCTGCCGACGACGGACGACGGAGAGGCCCCCGCGCCACACCTCGGCGGTGTGGTGCCGCTGGTCCCGACGGATCCGGGCGACGCGCCGCCGCTCACCGACCCGGGCGGCATGCCGTCCGCGACGGTTCCGGCCAATGCCTGGCCGGCGGACGATCGCGGCCGTCCCCGGGCCGGCGTGGGCCGGGCGTTGCCAGGGCCGGGAGCGTTCGACCCGGGGCGGCGCGGCGTGCGGGCACTGGCCGTCGTCGCCGTGCTGGTGGTGCTCGCTACCGCCTTCTGGGCCTGGCGGTCCCGGCCGCAGATCGAACCGGTCACGCCGGAGGTGGCGGCGTCGGCGGTCGCCCCGACCGGAGGGCCCGCGCCGTCGGCAACGCCGGGTGACGAACTGGTCGTGGCGGTGGCCGGGAAGGTCCGCCGGCCGGGGCTGGTGCGCGTACCGGCCGGTGCCCGGGTCGCCGACGCCGTGCAGGCGGCCGGGGGAGCGCTGCCGGGCGTGGACGTGGCCCTGCTGAACCCGGCCCGCAAGGTCGCCGACGGGGAGCTCATCCTCGTCGGGGTCGCCGCACCACCCGGTGTGGCCCCGGCGGGGCCGGCCGCGGGTGCCGTGCCGGGAGCGGGCGGCAAGGTGAACCTGAACACCGCGACGCTGGCGCAGCTCGACGCGCTGCCCGGGGTCGGGCCGGTGCTCGCGCAGCGCATCCTCAGCCACCGGGACCAGCAGGGCGGCTTCCGGTCGGTCAGCGACCTGCGCCAGGTCGACGGCATCGGCGACGCACGGTACGAGCAGCTCAAGGACCTGGTGACGGTGTGACCGGCCACCGTGAACCGCCGGTTACCCAGGACGTACCGGATCTGCGGCTCGCCGGTCTGGCGGTCGCCGCGTGGCTGTCGGCGCTGGCCGGGTTGCAGCTCGGCGCCCGGACGGCGGTCCTCGTCGCGCTGGTCGCCGCCGTGGCGGCCGGTGCCGGCGCGCTGCACCTGCTCGGCCGCCTTGGCCGGCCGGCCGCGCCCGTGCGCCGGCACGGTTGGATCGCCGTCGCCGTGCTGCTCGGCGTGGTGTGCGGGGCGAGCGCCACCGCCGCGCGGGTCGCCGTGCGGGACGCGGCACCGGTCCGCGCCCTGGTGGAGGCCGGTGCCACCGTCACCGCCGACCTGGTCGTCCGGGACGACCCCCGCGCGGTACGCGGCGTCCCCGGACGACCCGCCATGTTCCTGGTCCCGGTGGAGTCGACCCGCTTCGTCGGGCCGGACGGCGGTAGCGTCGAGGCGCGGGTGCGGGTTCTCGTCCTCGCCACCGATCCGGCCTGGCGGGGACTGCTGCCCGGGCAGCGGCTGACCGCCGAGGGCCGACTGGCTCCTCCGCGCGGCGGCGACCTGACCGCCGCTGTACTGCGCTCCACGCGACCTCCGGCCGAGCATGGAGCGCCGCCGACGTCCCAGCGGGCCGCCGGTGCGCTTCGCGCCGGACTCCAGGACGCCTGCGACCCGCTGCCGGACGAGCAGGGCGGCCTGCTGCCCGGGCTGGTGGTGGGTGACACCAGCCGGTTGCCGTCCACGGTGGAGGAGGACTTCCTCGCCACCGGGATGACGCACCTCACGGCGGTCTCGGGGTCCAACGTGGCGATCATCGTGGGCGCGGTGCTGCTGCTCGCCCGTTGGGGGCGGGCGGGTCCCTGGCTCGCCGCCGGTCTCTGCGCGGTCGCGCTGGTCGGTTTCGTCATCCTGGTCCGCCCGTCGCCGAGCGTGGTGCGGGCGGCCACGATGGGCGCGATCGGGCTCGCCGCGTTGGCGGTCGGCCGGCCGCGGGCGGCACTGCCCGCGCTGGCCGCGGCGGTGACCGTACTGGTGCTCGTCGACCCGGAGCTGGCCGGTGACGCCGGCTTCGCCCTCTCCGTGCTGGCCACCGGCGGGCTGCTGCTGCTCGCCCCGCGATGGCGGGACGCGCTACGCCGCCGCCGGGTGCCGGCCGGCGTCGCCGAGGCGGTGGCGGTACCCGCCGCCGCGCAGCTCGCCTGCGCGCCGGTCGTGGCGGGGATCTCCGGCACGGTCAGCCTGGTGGCCGTCCCGGCGAACCTGCTCGCGGTGCCCGCCATCGCACCCGCCACGGTGCTCGGCGTGGTGGCGGCGGCGCTCTCACCGCTCTGGCCGGCCGGGGCCGGATTTCTCGCGTGGCTGGCGAGTTGGCCGGCGTGGTGGCTGGTCACCGTCGCGCACCACGGGGCCCGCGTGCCGGCGGGAACGCTGCCGTGGCCGGACGGTGCGGCCGGGGCCCTGCTGCTGTCCGGGCTGACCCTGGGGCTGCTGGTGGCGGCCCGGCGTCCGGTGGCCCGCCGGCTGGTGGCCGTGGTGGCCGTCGCCGCCGTGCTCGGCGCCCTGCCGGTGCGCCTGGTGGCGTCCGGGTGGCCGCCGGCAGGTTGGGTGGTCGCCGCGTGCGCGGTGGGGCAGGGCGACACCGTGGTGCTGCCGGTCGGTCCGGGGCGGGCGGTCGTGGTGGACGCCGGGCCGGATCCCGCCGCAGCAGACCGGTGCCTGCGCGGGCTCGGCGTCCGGGAGGTGCCGCTGCTGGTGGTCAGCCACTTCCACGTCGACCACACCGGCGGCCTCGCGGGCGTGTTCCGGGGACGCCGCGTCACCACGGTCCTGGCTCCGTCGTGGCCCGAACCGGCGGCCGGGCGGGACCTGGTACGGGCCGAGGCGGCGGCTGCGCCCGCGGACCTGGTGACCGTCCCGGCCGGTTGGCGTTACCGGGCCGGCGGTGTCGAGCTGACCGTGGTGGGACCGCCCTATCCGCTGCGGGGCACCCGCTCGGACCCGAACAACAACTCCCTGGTACTGCTCGCCACGGTCGGCGGGGTGCGGATCCTGCTCGCCGGGGACGCGGAGACCGAGGAGCAGCGCGCTCTGCTCGACCGGCCCCCGCCGGGCGGGCTCCGGACGCACGTGTTGAAGGTCGCTCACCACGGGTCGGCGTACCAGGATCCGGCCTTCCTCGACGCGGTCCGTCCGGCGGTCGCGCTCGTACCGGTGGGGGCGGGCAACACGTACGGGCACCCGAACCCGGCCGTGCTGGGCCGCCTCGCGCGGGCCGGCGCCCGGGTGCTGCGTACCGACGTCGACGGTGACGTGGCGGTGGTGGTCCGGCCGTCCGGCCTCGCCGTGGTCACGCGGGGCCAGGATCAGGAACGACCCGCCTAGGCCTATTGTCAAAGTTGACGGCAGTAGAGATAAATGTCTGGATTTGCGCTGAGTGCGGGGTCCGCGAGCGGAGTCCGGACGACCAGGCTGGCGCAGGCGGCCGGCCGTGCGAATATGGGCGGCGTGACCGCCGCCAGCCTCGCTCCCATTGTGCTCGTCCTCGGCGACGAGGAGCTGCTCGCCACGCGCGCGGTCACCGAGACGATCGCCCGCGCCCGCAGCGTGGATCCCGACGTGGACGTCCGCGAGTATCAGGCCGGCACGTTGACCGTCGGTGAGATCGCGGAGATGCTCAGCCCGTCCCTCTTCGGCGGGCCGCGACTGCTCGTCCTTCGATCCGGCCAGGACGCGCGCAAGGACCTGACGGGCGCGCTGCTCGCGTACGCGAAGAACCCCGACCCGGACGTCCACCTGGTCGTGCTCCACCTGGGCGGCGCCAAGGGCAAAGCCTTCGCGGACGGCCTGAAGGCGGCCGGCGCGACCGTCGTCCCGGCGACCAAGCTGAAGGGCCACCGCGAGCGGGTGGCC
This region includes:
- a CDS encoding DegV family protein, whose amino-acid sequence is MPVAVVTDSTAYLPPELLAAHRPTVVPLTVVLNGVEGLEGVETFPADATRALSGRRVSVSTSRPAPEQFAATYRRLLDDGAEGIVSVHLSAELSGTVEAARLAAADIGERVAVVDSRSCGMGTGFPAVAAATAAASGADLPGVRDAAHDAVARTTVFFYVDTLEFLRRGGRINAASALLGTALSVKPIMHMPDGAIVLKDRVRTASRGVARLVDLAVEAAGDADVDLALHHLAAPQRAEALREALAARLGDRLHDTYVSEAGAVVAAHAGPGLACVVVHRRPPAG
- a CDS encoding SDR family NAD(P)-dependent oxidoreductase, with translation MSCVVTGGGRGIGRALVERLLATGETVVVLERDPHAVAWVSPHPAADRLVALVGDAADEEVAGRAADLAERSGPLTGWVNNAAAFRDASVHETSAGEVFDLIGSNLRPALVGATVAVRRFLAGGTGGAVVNVSSHQARRPVPGCLPYATAKAAVEGLTRALAVEYGPQGVRTNAVALGSVATERHAAFLAGREQAEAEWIDADLRRLHPVGRIGRVEEVAEAVAWLLSPAASFVNGVTLPVDGGRSVLGLDPEAG
- a CDS encoding ComEA family DNA-binding protein, which translates into the protein MSYDEETAVRRRLHRVLPTTDDGEAPAPHLGGVVPLVPTDPGDAPPLTDPGGMPSATVPANAWPADDRGRPRAGVGRALPGPGAFDPGRRGVRALAVVAVLVVLATAFWAWRSRPQIEPVTPEVAASAVAPTGGPAPSATPGDELVVAVAGKVRRPGLVRVPAGARVADAVQAAGGALPGVDVALLNPARKVADGELILVGVAAPPGVAPAGPAAGAVPGAGGKVNLNTATLAQLDALPGVGPVLAQRILSHRDQQGGFRSVSDLRQVDGIGDARYEQLKDLVTV
- a CDS encoding ComEC/Rec2 family competence protein gives rise to the protein MTGHREPPVTQDVPDLRLAGLAVAAWLSALAGLQLGARTAVLVALVAAVAAGAGALHLLGRLGRPAAPVRRHGWIAVAVLLGVVCGASATAARVAVRDAAPVRALVEAGATVTADLVVRDDPRAVRGVPGRPAMFLVPVESTRFVGPDGGSVEARVRVLVLATDPAWRGLLPGQRLTAEGRLAPPRGGDLTAAVLRSTRPPAEHGAPPTSQRAAGALRAGLQDACDPLPDEQGGLLPGLVVGDTSRLPSTVEEDFLATGMTHLTAVSGSNVAIIVGAVLLLARWGRAGPWLAAGLCAVALVGFVILVRPSPSVVRAATMGAIGLAALAVGRPRAALPALAAAVTVLVLVDPELAGDAGFALSVLATGGLLLLAPRWRDALRRRRVPAGVAEAVAVPAAAQLACAPVVAGISGTVSLVAVPANLLAVPAIAPATVLGVVAAALSPLWPAGAGFLAWLASWPAWWLVTVAHHGARVPAGTLPWPDGAAGALLLSGLTLGLLVAARRPVARRLVAVVAVAAVLGALPVRLVASGWPPAGWVVAACAVGQGDTVVLPVGPGRAVVVDAGPDPAAADRCLRGLGVREVPLLVVSHFHVDHTGGLAGVFRGRRVTTVLAPSWPEPAAGRDLVRAEAAAAPADLVTVPAGWRYRAGGVELTVVGPPYPLRGTRSDPNNNSLVLLATVGGVRILLAGDAETEEQRALLDRPPPGGLRTHVLKVAHHGSAYQDPAFLDAVRPAVALVPVGAGNTYGHPNPAVLGRLARAGARVLRTDVDGDVAVVVRPSGLAVVTRGQDQERPA